The following are encoded in a window of Chroococcidiopsis sp. TS-821 genomic DNA:
- a CDS encoding hybrid sensor histidine kinase/response regulator encodes MRVLKPNLLLKIPSSKARESGGVTLHRLLVVPFILQIFTVVGLVGYFSLRNGQQAVNYLAYQLMDKVNRLVTQHLDSYLSTPQKINQLNIDAIQLGILDVYDFEKAGHYFWKQMQVYDVSYIGYALATGELVASGRYLDGKGVTIDELSSRTQGKAYTYATDAQGDRTRVLRIYDNYQPLIESWYTSAVKARKPLWSPVYTWNDPAGHLLITASHPIYDRAGRLIGVLGVDFLLTKISHFLRSLDIHPSAKIFIIEQSGDLIASSSAEKPLTLHQGKAQRLQVLQSQDPLIQATAGYLNKEFSSLGAISISQELSFQHNNERHFIHVTPWKDNLGLDWLVVVVVPESAFMAQINENTKITIIFCLLAMLFATLLGTLTSRWITQPIRELSAASKAIAYGDLDQKVEVKGVRELDVLSQSFNRMASQLKESFEQLETRVEKRTAQLNEAKQAAEAANRAKSEFLANMSHELRTPLNAVLGFTTLMNQDVSLTAEQRENLKIINRSGEHLLTLINDVLDMAKIEAGRITLNKKNFDLYSLLNTIEEMFSCKAQLKGLQLQIERTAEVPQYIKSDEIKLRQILINLVGNAIKFTQEGCIFLRVTTIDNQDKTPKNTPKITLHFEVEDTGIGIAAHEIDMLFKPFVQTETGRKSEQGTGLGLAITHKFVQLMEGTITLSSELGKGTIFQFDIPVELAEATSQETETQRVVGLEPGQPKYRILVVDDHLAMRRILKQTLTNVGFEVREAENGQEAIALWNLWEPHFILMDMRMPVVSGYEATQYIKSQPKGQSTIIVAFTASAFEQEQATVLATGCDDFIRKPFREEVIWEKLKQHLGVRYIYENPHAIRETLQGTTPGYALNADNLNVMPTEWIAQLHEAAAKLDAETIAQLITEIPTDYAFLAQALQQKVNNFDFDQIIDLAQPSSL; translated from the coding sequence ATGAGGGTGCTGAAACCAAACCTATTACTGAAAATACCTAGTAGTAAAGCACGCGAGTCGGGTGGAGTTACATTACATCGATTGCTTGTTGTACCTTTTATACTACAAATTTTTACAGTTGTAGGACTCGTTGGATATTTCTCGCTGCGTAACGGGCAACAGGCAGTTAACTATCTAGCATATCAGTTGATGGATAAAGTCAATCGACTGGTGACACAGCATTTAGATAGTTATCTATCGACACCGCAAAAAATTAATCAGCTGAATATTGATGCCATTCAGCTAGGAATATTAGACGTATACGACTTTGAAAAAGCAGGACATTATTTTTGGAAACAGATGCAAGTGTATGATGTCAGCTACATTGGTTATGCACTTGCTACAGGCGAACTCGTTGCATCTGGGCGCTATTTAGATGGTAAAGGTGTAACGATTGATGAACTTTCTTCACGTACTCAAGGTAAAGCATACACTTATGCAACTGACGCTCAAGGAGACCGCACGCGAGTTTTAAGAATTTATGATAATTATCAACCATTAATAGAATCTTGGTATACATCAGCAGTAAAAGCCCGAAAACCTCTATGGAGTCCAGTATATACTTGGAACGATCCTGCAGGTCACTTGTTGATTACAGCAAGTCATCCTATTTACGATCGGGCGGGGAGACTCATTGGCGTACTTGGTGTAGATTTTCTTTTGACTAAAATTAGTCATTTCTTGCGCAGTTTAGATATTCATCCTTCAGCTAAAATTTTTATTATTGAGCAGAGCGGAGATTTAATCGCTAGTTCTAGCGCAGAAAAACCTTTGACACTTCATCAAGGTAAAGCCCAAAGACTGCAAGTTTTACAAAGTCAAGATCCATTAATTCAAGCGACTGCAGGATATTTAAATAAAGAATTTAGTAGCCTTGGGGCAATAAGTATTAGTCAAGAACTAAGTTTTCAGCATAATAATGAACGTCATTTTATCCACGTAACACCATGGAAAGACAACCTTGGACTTGACTGGTTAGTAGTAGTTGTTGTCCCTGAGTCTGCCTTCATGGCACAAATTAATGAAAATACAAAAATAACAATTATTTTCTGTTTGTTGGCAATGCTATTCGCGACACTTTTAGGAACGTTGACCTCGCGATGGATTACCCAACCAATTCGAGAACTCAGTGCTGCTAGTAAAGCGATCGCTTATGGTGATTTAGACCAAAAAGTTGAGGTTAAAGGAGTCAGAGAACTGGATGTTTTATCGCAGTCATTTAATCGCATGGCATCACAACTCAAAGAATCCTTTGAACAGCTAGAAACAAGAGTAGAAAAACGCACAGCACAACTCAACGAGGCTAAACAAGCCGCTGAAGCCGCGAATCGTGCTAAAAGTGAATTTCTCGCAAACATGAGTCATGAATTGCGTACTCCTCTCAATGCAGTTCTTGGCTTTACAACACTCATGAATCAAGATGTCTCGCTCACTGCTGAACAAAGAGAAAATTTAAAAATTATTAATCGCAGTGGCGAACACCTGCTGACATTAATTAATGATGTTCTTGACATGGCAAAAATTGAGGCAGGTCGGATTACATTAAATAAGAAAAACTTTGATTTATATAGCCTCTTAAACACGATCGAAGAAATGTTTTCCTGCAAAGCTCAGTTAAAAGGCTTGCAGCTACAAATTGAGCGTACCGCAGAAGTCCCCCAATATATAAAGTCAGACGAAATAAAATTACGCCAAATTCTGATTAATCTTGTTGGCAACGCGATTAAATTTACGCAAGAAGGTTGTATATTTCTACGCGTAACAACTATAGACAATCAAGACAAAACGCCAAAAAATACTCCCAAAATAACACTGCATTTTGAAGTAGAAGATACGGGAATAGGAATTGCAGCGCATGAAATTGACATGCTATTTAAACCTTTTGTGCAAACAGAAACAGGACGAAAATCCGAACAAGGAACAGGGTTAGGTTTAGCGATTACGCACAAATTTGTGCAACTGATGGAAGGAACAATTACGCTCAGTAGCGAGTTAGGAAAAGGCACCATTTTTCAGTTCGATATTCCCGTTGAACTCGCCGAAGCGACATCACAGGAAACTGAGACTCAGCGCGTTGTTGGTTTAGAACCAGGACAACCAAAGTATCGGATTTTAGTCGTTGACGATCACTTAGCGATGCGTCGCATTCTAAAACAAACGCTAACCAATGTAGGATTTGAGGTACGCGAAGCTGAAAATGGTCAAGAAGCGATCGCGCTGTGGAATCTCTGGGAACCGCACTTCATCTTAATGGATATGCGAATGCCAGTTGTCAGCGGCTATGAAGCAACCCAGTATATTAAATCTCAGCCAAAAGGGCAATCAACTATTATTGTTGCTTTCACTGCTAGTGCATTTGAGCAAGAACAAGCAACTGTCTTAGCAACAGGTTGCGATGATTTTATCCGCAAGCCTTTTCGCGAAGAAGTCATTTGGGAAAAGCTCAAGCAACATCTTGGTGTTCGTTATATATATGAAAATCCGCATGCAATTCGCGAAACGCTGCAGGGTACAACCCCAGGTTACGCGCTCAATGCTGATAACCTCAACGTTATGCCGACTGAGTGGATTGCGCAACTACACGAGGCAGCAGCGAAACTAGACGCTGAAACCATAGCACAACTTATTACGGAGATTCCTACAGATTATGCTTTCCTAGCCCAAGCATTGCAACAAAAAGTAAACAACTTTGACTTCGATCAAATCATCGACCTAGCTCAGCCATCTTCGTTATGA
- the recJ gene encoding single-stranded-DNA-specific exonuclease RecJ translates to MLNRSNPELSPCSQHLPNQRWQIYSEQTELAQKLAEAAQLSPIVGQVLANRGIETLEQAQTFLDPESQVLPSPLEEFSDLALSVELLHAAIAHQQKIAICGDYDADGMTSTALLLRSLRWLGANVDYAIPSRMHEGYGINQRIVEEFKREGVELILTVDNGISAYDAIAKARELDLKVIVTDHHDIPPQLPPANAILNPKLIPESSPYRGLAGVGVAYILAVSLAQKLGQIAGLVKPLLELFTLGTIADLAPLTGVNRRWVKRGLRLLPQSQLAGVQALIQVAGVQNNTHSTVNAKSLKPDDIGFRLGPRINAVGRIADPQIVIDLLTTDDKGIALERAMQCEQINQHRQQLCEQIEREAIAYIEHNQINLLEERVLVVVQADWHHGVIGIVASRLVERYGVPVFIGTYEDEHNIRGSARGIPEFHVFAALEFCQNLLGKFGGHKAAGGFSLPAKNLAALRSRLREFAHQCLQVEHLKPLLKIDAQAHFSQIDRQLYKQLDALHPCGIDNPYPLFWTANVEVVEQRIVGKGHIKLKLAQNEGTQRFEVNAIAWRKARDYFPLPPRIDIAYCLRENTWNGNTTIELELVGVRLPTQPVKTASPALKAEFYHNQRRYICGIFTSSSTAELRIKNDRGQILAIVQGESTGFLGTKRETAQQVDITRSHFHQLVIAAYTALNQLSK, encoded by the coding sequence GTGCTAAATCGTTCTAATCCAGAATTGTCTCCCTGTTCCCAGCATCTACCAAATCAGCGCTGGCAAATCTATTCCGAACAAACTGAACTCGCCCAGAAACTGGCTGAGGCTGCTCAACTATCGCCAATTGTAGGTCAAGTACTAGCTAATCGCGGCATAGAGACACTCGAACAAGCACAAACATTTCTAGACCCCGAATCACAAGTCCTTCCTTCTCCACTAGAAGAGTTTTCCGATTTGGCGTTGAGTGTGGAATTGTTACACGCAGCGATCGCGCATCAGCAAAAAATCGCAATTTGCGGTGACTACGACGCCGATGGAATGACAAGTACCGCGTTATTACTGCGATCGCTCCGCTGGTTGGGTGCAAACGTTGACTATGCAATTCCTAGCCGGATGCATGAGGGATATGGGATTAATCAGCGCATTGTTGAAGAATTCAAGCGCGAAGGCGTCGAGTTAATTCTCACGGTTGATAACGGGATTTCCGCTTATGATGCGATCGCCAAAGCTAGAGAACTCGACCTCAAAGTGATTGTCACCGATCATCACGACATCCCGCCACAACTACCCCCAGCGAACGCGATCCTCAATCCTAAACTGATTCCAGAATCTTCGCCGTATCGCGGACTTGCAGGCGTAGGAGTGGCATACATTCTGGCTGTCTCGCTGGCACAAAAATTAGGACAAATTGCCGGATTAGTCAAACCTCTGCTTGAGCTATTTACCCTCGGTACAATCGCAGATCTCGCCCCGTTAACCGGCGTTAATCGTCGTTGGGTAAAGCGTGGCTTGCGGTTACTACCGCAATCACAACTAGCAGGAGTGCAAGCTTTAATTCAAGTTGCAGGCGTGCAAAATAACACTCATAGCACCGTCAATGCCAAATCGCTTAAGCCTGATGATATCGGTTTTCGATTAGGTCCAAGAATTAATGCTGTAGGGCGCATCGCCGATCCGCAAATTGTTATTGATTTACTGACAACAGACGATAAGGGAATTGCACTAGAACGCGCGATGCAGTGCGAACAAATTAACCAGCATCGTCAACAATTGTGCGAACAAATCGAACGAGAAGCGATCGCCTACATTGAACACAACCAAATCAATTTACTAGAAGAACGCGTTTTAGTCGTTGTGCAAGCCGATTGGCATCATGGTGTCATCGGGATCGTTGCATCGCGCTTAGTCGAGCGCTACGGCGTTCCTGTGTTTATTGGAACTTACGAAGACGAACACAATATTCGCGGTTCTGCGAGAGGAATTCCCGAATTTCACGTTTTTGCTGCTTTAGAATTTTGTCAAAACTTATTAGGTAAATTTGGCGGACATAAAGCCGCTGGGGGTTTCTCGTTACCTGCAAAAAACTTAGCCGCACTGCGATCGCGGTTGCGGGAATTTGCCCATCAATGCTTGCAAGTCGAACACCTCAAACCATTGCTCAAAATTGATGCACAAGCGCATTTTAGTCAAATTGATCGTCAACTCTACAAGCAATTAGACGCGTTGCATCCTTGCGGTATTGATAATCCTTATCCACTATTTTGGACAGCTAATGTTGAAGTGGTCGAACAGCGAATTGTCGGTAAAGGACATATCAAACTGAAATTAGCACAAAATGAAGGGACGCAGCGGTTTGAGGTAAATGCGATCGCCTGGAGAAAGGCGCGCGATTATTTCCCGCTACCACCACGCATAGATATTGCCTACTGCTTGCGCGAAAATACCTGGAACGGTAACACTACAATTGAACTCGAATTAGTCGGCGTGCGCCTACCAACACAACCCGTTAAAACTGCATCACCTGCTTTAAAAGCGGAGTTTTATCACAATCAACGCCGTTATATCTGTGGCATATTTACAAGTAGTTCAACAGCTGAATTGCGAATAAAAAACGATCGAGGTCAAATATTGGCGATCGTGCAAGGAGAATCCACAGGATTTTTAGGTACTAAGCGCGAAACAGCCCAGCAAGTTGATATCACGCGATCGCACTTTCACCAATTAGTCATCGCTGCGTATACTGCTTTAAATCAGTTATCCAAGTAA
- a CDS encoding EAL domain-containing protein, with the protein MNSSSLDTSRTILIVDDVPENLRVLSKTLLGQGYQVRCAKNGAMALMGANTAPPDVILLDIKMPDLDGYEVCRRLKASPTTRDIPVIFLSASDDVLDKVKAFAVGGVDYITKPFEIAEVIARVQSQIALQSAKAEISQLNAQLEQRIQQRTIQLQAANQQLQREIGERKLAEKRLQESEERLESILNSLEEVVWSVCPKTRRIFYLNSAVQKVYGRPVAEFFENPNLWLEAVHPEDRRKVERSHQMLLEQGSAELEYRLLQPDGTLRWVSTRSRVIYENGVAVRLDGIVYDITRRKQAEEQLVYDALHDALTGLPNRNLFMERLESALHRAKRNAHYLFAVLFIDLDRFKVVNDSLGHTLGDRLLCAIATLLQQCLRSTDTIARFGGDEFTILLDDIKDITDAIRIAERLQAQLTAPFQLENHTIFSSASIGIALSSPAYREAQDLLRDADIAMYQAKEQGKARYAIFDQEMYQKNLKLLRLESDLRQALERQEFCLHYQPIISLTTGKLTGFEALIRWRHPQRGLISPTNFISVAEDIGLIVTIGEWVLQEACRQLQVWQAQFPHLMPLKLSVNIAGQQIREPNFIHQIDRILAETGLDGSYLQLEITESTLIEYAQETVRTLLEIRSRQIQLSIDDFGQGYSSLSYLHRFPINSLKIDRSFVSGMHSNGENYEIVRTITTLAHILGMSVVAEGVETPEQFAILRTLGCEFGQGYLFARSLNCASATALMASDPQWLELTELNQPL; encoded by the coding sequence ATGAATAGCTCTTCACTTGATACATCACGCACAATTTTAATCGTTGACGATGTTCCAGAAAACCTGCGCGTCCTGTCCAAAACTTTATTAGGACAAGGCTATCAAGTTCGCTGTGCGAAGAATGGTGCGATGGCATTGATGGGAGCTAATACCGCGCCGCCTGATGTGATTCTACTCGATATCAAAATGCCCGATCTCGATGGCTACGAAGTTTGTCGTCGCCTGAAAGCTTCGCCCACAACGCGCGATATTCCAGTAATTTTCTTGAGTGCTTCGGATGATGTACTTGATAAAGTCAAAGCTTTTGCCGTCGGCGGAGTAGATTACATTACGAAACCATTTGAAATTGCCGAAGTTATAGCCCGCGTTCAAAGTCAGATTGCGCTGCAAAGTGCCAAAGCAGAAATTTCTCAACTTAATGCTCAACTCGAACAACGCATTCAACAGCGCACGATACAACTGCAAGCAGCTAACCAACAACTGCAACGCGAAATTGGAGAACGCAAACTTGCAGAAAAACGCTTACAAGAAAGTGAAGAACGACTCGAAAGTATTTTAAATTCTCTAGAAGAAGTTGTGTGGTCGGTTTGTCCTAAAACCCGCAGAATATTTTATCTCAATTCGGCTGTACAAAAAGTTTATGGTCGTCCTGTTGCTGAATTTTTTGAGAATCCCAACTTGTGGTTAGAAGCTGTCCATCCAGAAGATCGCCGTAAAGTAGAGCGATCGCATCAAATGCTCCTCGAACAAGGTAGTGCTGAATTAGAATATCGCCTTTTACAACCTGATGGCACGCTACGGTGGGTGAGCACTCGTAGCCGCGTTATCTACGAAAATGGTGTTGCCGTTCGTCTCGATGGCATTGTTTACGACATTACACGCCGCAAGCAAGCCGAAGAACAACTAGTTTATGATGCCTTGCACGATGCGTTAACAGGTTTACCCAATCGCAATCTATTTATGGAACGCTTAGAAAGCGCATTACACCGCGCTAAGCGCAACGCTCATTATTTGTTTGCGGTACTGTTTATCGACTTAGATCGCTTTAAGGTAGTTAATGACAGCCTGGGTCATACTTTGGGCGATCGATTGTTATGCGCGATCGCTACTCTTCTGCAACAATGCTTGCGCTCTACGGATACAATCGCTCGATTTGGTGGTGATGAATTTACCATTCTCCTCGATGACATCAAAGATATTACTGATGCTATCCGGATTGCTGAGCGACTTCAAGCACAACTGACGGCACCTTTTCAACTCGAAAACCACACAATATTTTCGAGTGCGAGTATTGGCATTGCCCTCTCGTCGCCAGCTTATCGCGAAGCACAAGATCTACTCCGCGATGCAGATATTGCCATGTATCAAGCTAAAGAACAAGGTAAAGCAAGATACGCCATCTTTGACCAAGAGATGTATCAAAAAAACCTAAAGCTTTTACGACTAGAAAGCGATCTGCGACAAGCTTTAGAACGCCAAGAATTTTGTCTCCACTACCAACCAATCATCTCATTAACGACAGGTAAACTAACAGGCTTTGAAGCGTTAATCCGATGGCGACATCCTCAACGCGGGCTAATTTCCCCCACCAACTTTATTTCTGTCGCTGAAGATATCGGCTTGATTGTGACTATCGGCGAATGGGTACTACAAGAAGCTTGTCGTCAGTTGCAAGTTTGGCAAGCACAATTTCCACATCTAATGCCACTCAAATTAAGTGTCAATATCGCTGGACAACAAATTAGAGAACCAAATTTTATTCACCAAATTGACCGAATTTTAGCTGAAACTGGATTGGATGGCAGTTATTTACAATTAGAAATTACGGAAAGTACACTCATTGAGTATGCACAAGAAACTGTTAGGACTTTATTAGAGATTAGATCGCGACAAATTCAGTTAAGTATTGATGATTTTGGGCAAGGTTACTCGTCTTTAAGCTATTTACATCGTTTTCCAATAAATAGCTTGAAAATAGACCGCTCTTTTGTGAGTGGCATGCATTCTAACGGTGAAAACTATGAAATTGTGCGCACAATTACTACGCTTGCGCATATACTAGGGATGAGCGTCGTTGCAGAAGGCGTAGAAACACCTGAGCAGTTTGCAATCTTAAGAACCTTAGGGTGTGAGTTTGGTCAAGGATATCTTTTCGCGCGATCTTTGAATTGCGCCTCTGCTACAGCTTTAATGGCGAGCGATCCTCAATGGCTAGAGTTGACTGAGCTAAATCAACCTTTATAG